The region TTTTTTTAATTTCGGTGGTAAAGGATTGTACAATGGAACCATTGTTAATTTTAAAGTAATTGACATAAGCCGCAGATTCATCCGAGAAAATACCAAAAACATCTACATCATCTATATAGGCATTTACAACCATACTATGTGTCTGGTAATCCTCCAGAATTTCCAGTCGCTCTTTTACCATCTGGGCATTTTCGAATTCCATTTTTTCTGCAAAATGCATCATTTGTCCCGTCAGATACTGCCGGGCAATTTTGTAATCACCTTTTATAATTCCACGGATGGCTTTAATTTTATCATTGTATTCCTCTTCAGATTCTAAACCTTCACATGGACCAAGGCAGTTCTTAATATGATATTCCAGACAAACCTTATATTTTCCGTCATCAATTTTGTCCGGACTAAGATTGAGGTTACAGGTTCTGAGTTTGTAAATCTTCTTAATAGTATCGATCAGAATCTTTGCCTGGCGAGGCTTGGCATAGGGACCGTAATATTCGGATCCGTCCTTTACAACATTACGTGTAAGAAATACCCGTGGAAAAGACTCATTTTTAATGCAAATCCATGGGTATGTTTTATCATCCTTTAGCATGACATTGTAATATGGATTCAGTTCTTTGATAAGATTGTTTTCCAGTAATAATGCATCGTATTCACTATTTACAATAGTTGTTTCCAAACGCACAATCTTAGAAACCATAATACGGGTACGGTAGCCACCATGATTTTTATTGAAATAGGAGAGGACTCTTTTTTTTAGATTTTTGGCCTTGCCTACATATAACAAATTGTTGTCTTTATCATAATAACGATAGACACCAGGATCTTGTGGCAAAGTTTTTAGCTGAAGTTCTAAGTTGGGATTCACAGAGTAAAATTAATAAAAGTCTTTGATATTAGAGCCTGTTTAGATTTATAGTTAATACTCTTCGACAAGCTCAGAGTGACATGGCCTATCCAAAATATCTTCCTTTAGAGGTGTCAGACTGAGCCTGTCGAAATCTAATATTATTTTGAATTAAAATTTAAACAGGCTCTTAGTGTTTTTAAAAACTGTATATAAGTCGAAAACATCTTGTTTTACTCTTTAAAGTACGTTTAATACTTAGTTGTTCTACATATTGTTCATGAAAAAAATAAAAACATTTCCGTAACACTAAAAAATTAGTTAAATTTAATTTTTACAAAATCAGATTTAATAATATTATATGAATAGAAAAATTACATTTTTTATTTTCCTTTTAATTATCAACCAATACTTTACCCAGAGTATTAAAGAGGAAAGCGTGAACAGATTCACATATGAGCTTACCTATAAAATTGATTCAACAAATTTGAGAGATATAAGAAAAGAACTTTTTTTTCTGGATGTCTTAGGAAAAGAATCACGCTTTGCAAGTCAGAATAAGTTGATGAAAGATTCTGTTATTTATTCTGTTGGAGTTAGCAATGATGCCACAGCAGCGCTTTCGATGATGGGGCGGATGAAAACAAAGTTTAACTATAATATTTATACTAATTTGGAGAGACCGGAACAGATGATTGTAGAGACAATTGGTATGAAGAATTACAAATATCAATTCCCACTCTCAAAAATGAACTGGAAGATTGAAGATGAGGTTAAAAAAATAGGAATTTACAATTGCCAGAAAGCAACATTGGAAATAGGTGGTCGGAAATGGGCAGCATGGTTCACACCGGATGTTCCATTAAATTTCGGCCCATATAAGTTTCAGGGATTACCGGGACTGATTGTTTCAGTTTCGGATGCAAAATCTCATTATTCCTTTATGTTGCAGGGGAATAAAAAAGAAAAGGCACTCTTTTCCCCATTGACTATACAGCGGGTCACTGAAATAAAGCCTGGGGATGTAGAAAAGCTAAGACAAAATGCTGATGGAGCAGGAATATTTAATATGAGCGGATTTCAGCTAAGCCCTGAAATGCAACGTGAAGCAGAGAAAAGATTGAAGGAAAGAAAAAAGAAAGAAAATAATCTTCTGGAGTTAAAGCCATTTGAAGTATTTTAATAGATGGCCATAAAAAAATGTCATCCTGAACTCAGCTCAGGATGGCAAAGTAAAATACTTATGACCTTTTTGAGATAATCCCTTCTTATATATACAATACCTCAGTTTTCCAGACTTTTTCTCCGGATCTTTCTAATGCTTTTTTATAGATGTCGATCTGATCTTCATATTTCTCCCGTTCGGCCCCAGTTTTAAAGTCTATAATAATCCAGCCTTCAGGTGCTTTTAGTAAGCGGTCAGTACGCAATAAACGAGATTCTCCCTTATCTGAAAACAACATATCCCGCTCATTAATCACTTCATAATGGCCATCGAAATACTGAGGATAGGTCTCGAATAATTTATTCAGCCTGATTTGTACTGCTTCAAATTCTGACTTAGTGATAGTGCCATCCAGTAAATATTGTTTCAGAACATACGGCGCATCTTCTTTTGTGACAACCTTTTCCAGAATCTGGTGAGTGAATATACCCGTTTTTACACTTTCATTTCGTTCCTGATAACTTTTAGAAGGTGTCGCAATTTTTATTTCAGTGCTGAAAGTTTCATCAGAAGCTCTTAACGAACCAATGTGGAGATCCTGTCCGGTATGCTGTTTTGTTTTTTTACGTTGTTTTAGCAGATGCTTTTCATCTGTTTCGAAAAAATCAAAACTGTCCTCATCTATACTCTTTTGCCCTGCAATAAAATCATATATCTCCAGATATCCAGAAGTTTTCCCGGGTTTCTGAATATAGAAAAACATTTGTTCTACAGCTCTTGTTGTTGCTACATACTGAATACAAAACCTGTCAATTTTATTTTTATAAGTATTCACCTCATTAAAAGATGTCATGCTTTGATCATACTGTGCAAGGTCTTTGTTAAAGGAGGTAAGGTTTACTGTTTGTAAAGGTTGTTCTCTGGAATCCGAAATATCATACCAATCATTAAACTGAGTATCCTTGTGGCTGTTTCTCATAGGAAGAAAAACTACTGGGAATTCTAGTCCTTTAGATTTATGAATCGTCATTAGATTAATAGCATCTGTGTTTTCTGAAGCCTGAATACTTATGGAATGGCCTTCTTCCTGCCAGTATTGGAGAAAATCCTTTAGTGTGGCAGCCATATTTTGGAAGAATCCATATAAAAGTTCCAGAAAATTGATGAGGTAATCGGTCTCCTTTCCTTTTACCGAAAATTCCTGTAAAATACTTTCGATAAAACTATAGGTATTGAGATTTGGAATGTCGGAAGTAAGCTTCAGTTTGTATTTTTCTTCCACTTTCTGTTGTAGAGACGTGGTGTTTTCAGCCAACAGAATGTCGGAAAGTTCGGCACTGAAATCTTCTATGCTAATCCGACCGGACTTATTAAGGTAATAAAGACAAAGAACAAGGTATCTTCTGTTCTTTGGAAATGAATACCATAGTAAATATTGAATAACAGCATTGATAGTTGCTGAAAGATCCAACGTTAGTCCCTTTTCTGAAATAGTCCGGATAAATTGTTTTTCATTTTTATAATCTACTTCCAGAGCCGAAAGAGATTGCGAAAACTTCAGAATATCATTGTTACCCCGACATAATATAGCGATATCCGAAAAACTAAAACCATTGTCCAGGCATTCTTGAATATCATTCTTCATCTTCTCAGCTACCTCGTCAAAGAAAACATCTACACTATTGTTTTCCACAAGGTTTATTTTTACGCGGCCTGCATTCTCCGAATGTGGCTTCTGCTGTGCCAGAGTACCAAATATATCCCGGTAATCTTCCTCTACAAAATCAGAAAGATAGTCGTATAGTTTGTTGTTAAATTCTACAATGTTATAACTACTCCGGTAATTATGCTCCAGATTATGAATGTCTGCATATCTGGGAGTCTCTTCTTTTTTATTGATGATATCCAGCATCAGCTGTGCATCTCCACCGCGGAAACGGTATATACTCTGTTTTGGATCACCTACAAGAGTAAAACTGGTGCTTTCTTCTGAAAGAATATGATCCCGCAGGGGCAGGAAATTCTGCCATTGCAGGAATGAGGTATCCTGAAATTCATCGAAAAAATAATGCTGATATTGCTCGCCAACCTTTTCGTAGATAAATGCTGAGGGCTCATTACGAAGCTGTTCGTTGATCAGTACATTGAAACGGGACAGCATTAGTAAATCGTTCTCGTCTTCAATAAATTTTAACTGATCCTGAATTTCTTTATTTACTTTCAGAGGGAGTAGGGCTGTATGGATTTTCTTCTTTTTCTCTATTTCCAAATGGTTCAGAATTATATTTTTTCTATTATCCAGAAGTATAGGGAGAATAGCCGCAATTTCGTCTGCACGGTTTTTAGATTTGGCACCAGACAGCTTATTATAGTTTTCCAATGCTTTTTCTTCTGAATTGGTGGGAAGCGCAGGGGATTCGGTGTTCAGATATTTTTCAAAAAAGACAGCAATACTGTTTACTTTTCCGCCAGCAAAGTCTTCTATAGATAAATCACGGGATTTTATGAGTTCCACAGACGAAAGAGCTTTTTCTTTGGCTTCTTTCATCAGTTGCTTTATTTCTTTTCTTATTTTTTCCTTTTCATCAGAATAAGCATTCCAGTCAAAATTCTTATTCTTTCCCAAGGTAAAATAATGAATGTCACTATTGAAGTTCTTTGCACTATCAAATAAGGTTTTCTGTAGATTTTCCCGTTTCTGATTGTCCAGATTATAATTGACATAATCCATAAATGCCACAGAAAGCTGTTCGTTATCCCCAATCTTATCCAGAGTTTGGTCTACTGCTTCCAGAAGAAAAGGAGCAGCATTAATTTCCAGATTAAAATTCTGGGGTAGCCCCAGTTCATAGGCAAAAGAACGGATCAGCCTGGTGTTGAATTTGTCAATAGTACTGATATTCAGTGCGGAATAGTGATGGAGGATATAATCCAGTAAATTTTTAGACCTGTAATGAAGGTCCTCCAAAGTCAGATGAATGCCTTCACCTTTTAATTCTTTTTGAATATCTGTCAATGCCTGAATATTCATATAATGATCAGATGTGAAATCTCCAAGCCAGGACAAAATCCTTTCTTTCATTTCGTTGGCAGCTTTATTTGTAAAAGTAAGCGCCAGTATGTTCCGGATAATTTCGGGTCTGTTATTACGCAGGCAGATCTTCAAAAGATTTTTAATAAGGCTATATGTCTTTCCAGAGCCTGCTGATGCGTTGATAACGGTATAGGTGTTCATTAAAGAATTGAGAATTAAGGTTTAAATTTAAAAATAAATTTGCGCTTTCAGAAATTTTATTTACTTTTGCATTCGAAAATGAGATGTAAAATATGTTAATAATTCCAGTAAAAGACGGAGAATCTATCGATAGAGCTCTAAAGAAGTATAAAAGAAAATTTGATAAAACAGGTGTTGTAAGAAAGCTAAGAGCTAGACAACAGTTTGTAAAACCTTCTGTGACTCATAGACAAAAGATTCAAAAAGCAGCTCACAAGCAAAGAAACGTTAGCCAGGAGGAGCAGGCATAAGCCAATTTTTCCAGGTTTATTAGATACAATCACTTCCCGAATGTTTATATTTGGGAAGTGATTTTATTTTATAGGTATTATGACGCTCATAAATAAGTTTCTCGAATATATAAGAATTGAGAAGCGCTACTCGGAAAACACAGTTACCAGCTACAAAAAAGATCTCCATGATTTCCTGGCTTTTCTCATGGAAACGGAAGGTACAGAAGATACTTTACAGGTTAATAAAAAGATTATAAGGAACTTTATTATATCTCTGAACGAAAAAAAGCTGACCAACAGAAGTATAAATCGTAAACTGTCCAGTCTGCGCAGCTACTATTTGTTCCTGATGAAGGTAGGGGATATCAAGGTGTCACCACTGGAAGCTATAGATTCTTTAAAGTTTTATGCCGAAAAACAAATTCCGATGTCTACGGAAGAGATGGAGGAATTACAGCAGGTTTTCACAGAAAAACCGGATATTCTTACAAAAGCAATTATCGAAACTCTTTATCAGACCGGAATGAGAAAGTCCGAATTATGTACACTGCAGTTTCATGATGTAGATTTTAGCAGTCGTATTCTTAAAGTACATGGTAAAGGAAATAAGCAGAGGCAGATCCCAATGTCTCCGGATCTGGAAAATATCCTGAAGGAATATCTTACAGAAAGGAATTCTTTACCTGATTACAATCATCTCTTTTTTGTTAATTACAGAGGGAAGAAACTGACTGAAAAGTTTGTTTATTCCAAAGTAAACTTCTATCTTAGTTATGTTAGTTCTAAGAAGAAGAAAAGCCCGCATATGCTTCGGCATAGTTTTGCAACACATGTGTTGGATAACGGTGCGGAGATATTCGCGGTAAAAGAAATCTTAGGTCATGCTAGCCTTGCAAGTACGCAAGTGTACACTAATGCAAGTATTGAACAGTTGAAAAAAGTGATTAACCAGGCTCATCCAAGAGCCACAAAAAAAGATGAATTATGAAAATTACTGTACAATCCTTTGGATTAACCCCTCATGCTCCGTTAGAAGAACATATTGAGAAAAAAGTAAACAAGTTGGAAACATTCTATGACAGAATTCAGTCATGTAAAGTTCTTTTAAAAGTTGAAAATACTGCAGATAAAGAAAATAAAACTGCCGAGGTTATTTTGGATATTCCGGGGGAAGATATAGTTGTTAAGAAAACAACGTCAAGTTTTGAGGAAAGTATTGATAGTTGCGTGGATGCAGCTAAGAAGCTGTTAATCAAGAAAAAAGAAACTGCGTAGAAAAAAAAATGAAAAAAAGTTGAAAATAATTTTGAAGATTTCAAAAAAACGTTCTATATTTGCACTCGCAAAACGGATACAAATATAGATTAGTTGTTCTTTTGAAATCTTTTGCCTCCATAGCTCAGTTGGCCAGAGCACGTGATTTGTAATCTCGGGGTCGTGGGTTCGAATCCCTCTGGAGGCTCAATATATTTAAAAAAAAACTGGGGAGATACCAGAGCGGCCAAATGGGACGGACTGTAACTCCGTTGTCGTGAGACTTCGCAGGTTCGAATCCTGCTCTCCCCACAATTTTTTAAATAAAATTTGCAGTTTTGAATTTTTATTGTATATTTGCAAACGCTTACCAACAGGCGTAAATATTCAAAACTTAATAAGCGGAAGTAGCTCAGTTGGTAGAGCGTCAGCCTTCCAAGCTGAATGTCGCGGGTTCGACCCCCGTCTTCCGCTCAAGAAAAATCACAAACCCTTGCGGAATGTGATTTTTTTTTACCTGCCGATATAGCTCAGGGGTAGAGCGCTTCCTTGGTAAGGAAGAGGCCTCGGGTTCAAATCCCGATATTGGCTCAGTGCAAAGATTGGAAGTCTTCTCTTTATGAATGGGAAGATTTTTTGTTAAAGCTCATTTAGTCTTTTTGTTATTAAGAAGATTTTTGAAGTATTTAAAAAACCTTTTGTGTTTTTTAAGGAATAAATGGATATAAAATTTTTCAAAAAAATTTTTGTTATCTAAAAAATGACTATATTTGCACACTGAAAAAAATCAATTAGTTAATAATTAAACATTAAGATCATGGCAAAGGAAACGTTTAATCGTAACAAACCACACCTTAACATTGGTACTATTGGTCACGTTGACCATGGTAAAACTACTTTGACTGCTGCTATCAGTAAAGTATTATCAGATAAAGGTCTTGCTGAGAAAAAAGACTTCTCTGCAATTGACTCTGCTCCTGAAGAAAAAGAAAGAGGTATTACTATCAATACTGCACACATCGAGTATGAAACTGAAAACAGACACTATGCTCACGTTGACTGTCCAGGTCACGCCGACTATGTAAAAAACATGGTAACTGGTGCTGCTCAAATGGACGGAGCTATCTTAGTATGTGCTGC is a window of Elizabethkingia anophelis R26 DNA encoding:
- a CDS encoding GLPGLI family protein — protein: MNRKITFFIFLLIINQYFTQSIKEESVNRFTYELTYKIDSTNLRDIRKELFFLDVLGKESRFASQNKLMKDSVIYSVGVSNDATAALSMMGRMKTKFNYNIYTNLERPEQMIVETIGMKNYKYQFPLSKMNWKIEDEVKKIGIYNCQKATLEIGGRKWAAWFTPDVPLNFGPYKFQGLPGLIVSVSDAKSHYSFMLQGNKKEKALFSPLTIQRVTEIKPGDVEKLRQNADGAGIFNMSGFQLSPEMQREAEKRLKERKKKENNLLELKPFEVF
- a CDS encoding UvrD-helicase domain-containing protein: MNTYTVINASAGSGKTYSLIKNLLKICLRNNRPEIIRNILALTFTNKAANEMKERILSWLGDFTSDHYMNIQALTDIQKELKGEGIHLTLEDLHYRSKNLLDYILHHYSALNISTIDKFNTRLIRSFAYELGLPQNFNLEINAAPFLLEAVDQTLDKIGDNEQLSVAFMDYVNYNLDNQKRENLQKTLFDSAKNFNSDIHYFTLGKNKNFDWNAYSDEKEKIRKEIKQLMKEAKEKALSSVELIKSRDLSIEDFAGGKVNSIAVFFEKYLNTESPALPTNSEEKALENYNKLSGAKSKNRADEIAAILPILLDNRKNIILNHLEIEKKKKIHTALLPLKVNKEIQDQLKFIEDENDLLMLSRFNVLINEQLRNEPSAFIYEKVGEQYQHYFFDEFQDTSFLQWQNFLPLRDHILSEESTSFTLVGDPKQSIYRFRGGDAQLMLDIINKKEETPRYADIHNLEHNYRSSYNIVEFNNKLYDYLSDFVEEDYRDIFGTLAQQKPHSENAGRVKINLVENNSVDVFFDEVAEKMKNDIQECLDNGFSFSDIAILCRGNNDILKFSQSLSALEVDYKNEKQFIRTISEKGLTLDLSATINAVIQYLLWYSFPKNRRYLVLCLYYLNKSGRISIEDFSAELSDILLAENTTSLQQKVEEKYKLKLTSDIPNLNTYSFIESILQEFSVKGKETDYLINFLELLYGFFQNMAATLKDFLQYWQEEGHSISIQASENTDAINLMTIHKSKGLEFPVVFLPMRNSHKDTQFNDWYDISDSREQPLQTVNLTSFNKDLAQYDQSMTSFNEVNTYKNKIDRFCIQYVATTRAVEQMFFYIQKPGKTSGYLEIYDFIAGQKSIDEDSFDFFETDEKHLLKQRKKTKQHTGQDLHIGSLRASDETFSTEIKIATPSKSYQERNESVKTGIFTHQILEKVVTKEDAPYVLKQYLLDGTITKSEFEAVQIRLNKLFETYPQYFDGHYEVINERDMLFSDKGESRLLRTDRLLKAPEGWIIIDFKTGAEREKYEDQIDIYKKALERSGEKVWKTEVLYI
- the rpsU gene encoding 30S ribosomal protein S21, encoding MLIIPVKDGESIDRALKKYKRKFDKTGVVRKLRARQQFVKPSVTHRQKIQKAAHKQRNVSQEEQA
- a CDS encoding tyrosine-type recombinase/integrase codes for the protein MTLINKFLEYIRIEKRYSENTVTSYKKDLHDFLAFLMETEGTEDTLQVNKKIIRNFIISLNEKKLTNRSINRKLSSLRSYYLFLMKVGDIKVSPLEAIDSLKFYAEKQIPMSTEEMEELQQVFTEKPDILTKAIIETLYQTGMRKSELCTLQFHDVDFSSRILKVHGKGNKQRQIPMSPDLENILKEYLTERNSLPDYNHLFFVNYRGKKLTEKFVYSKVNFYLSYVSSKKKKSPHMLRHSFATHVLDNGAEIFAVKEILGHASLASTQVYTNASIEQLKKVINQAHPRATKKDEL
- the hpf gene encoding ribosome hibernation-promoting factor, HPF/YfiA family, with amino-acid sequence MKITVQSFGLTPHAPLEEHIEKKVNKLETFYDRIQSCKVLLKVENTADKENKTAEVILDIPGEDIVVKKTTSSFEESIDSCVDAAKKLLIKKKETA